ATATATGGCCCCGGCAGTGCTCAGTTTGGAAAACTTGCCGAATTCAATGAGCTAAAACAAACCCATAAAAAATTTCACCTCACGGCAGGCGAGATTGTTCTCAAACACAATGAGGGACAGCAACACGAAGCTGCTACCATGCTGAAAGGACCGTTTCGTTCCTTATCCGGTCATATTCAGCTCAACCTGGTACGCCTGTACGCTTCCGCAAACTAAACCCCGAACAAGTTTGTATTAATGGGCATGTGAATGGCTGTGATTATGACCACCGCCTTCAGTGTATCCTCGCAAACGATCATACTGATGTATTTGGTTTGGTGTTAACACCGCTTTTTGCTGCAAATGGGCGCCCAAATGCGCTATTCGTAACTGAGCTTGCAAGGACCCGATTTCCGTTACCAGAGACTGTAGCTGCTCTGCAGACACTGTGCCGGAGGCAAACGCCTGATCCAGACGTTTTTCTGTTGCTACGATTTTTTCTCCAAGGGATACTGCCCTCTTTTTCATTGCATTAAATATGCTTTTAGACCGTTGTATTTGTTCCGGGGTAAGCTCAAGCCCCTCGGACAAATCCAACACATGGAGGGGGCCAGGGTAGTGGTTCAATTCCGCCGCTTTAGCAAAGCCCATGCCTTTGCCATGCAAATAACCATCAATCTCCTCTGATGATAATGCTTTAATTTGCCGTTTTTGCTGGCCTTTGTAGGGCATGTGATTTTCTGCTGCACCTGAAAAAGATATCGAAGCCCAATTCAGCACTGCTGTTGCCATCGCTATAAGAACCACTTTTTTCCGCATTGTCGCCCCCCGTATTAATTCCGCATTGCAACAATCGCATAGCGGCGATTACTGCATATTAGTCCCGACTACATCGCCGAAAGTTCCCGCATTTCAATCAGGGAGAATTCCGAATGTTATTTAGCTTTAGCAATAGGACGATCAGAATTCAACAACCATTTCTCTAAAATCTTCAACAGCAAATCCTGCTTTAAGGGCTTACTTAAATAGTCGTCCATACCTGCGTTTAGACAGGCGTCTTTGTCGCCTTGCATCGCGTTAGCCGTTAAGGCAACAATGGGTGTATGATGACTCTTTCCTTCAAATTTTCTCACTCTACGGGTGGCTTCGTACCCGTCCATAATGGGCATTTGACAATCCATAAATACCAGTTCATATTCTTTTTCCAGTATGAGACGATAGGCTTTCTCTCCATTATCAACGACATCCGCTAGGCAACCGAACTTTCGCAGCATACCCAACAATACTTTTTGGTTGATTAAATTATCCTCCACCACCAAAATGCGGCGCTGTACGCCAAAATCCGCCACATTGGCTTTGCTTTGACGTTGGGAGTAAGGCACATAGCCTTGACTGACTACGGAAACAATATTGTCAAACAGCACACTTTGACGAACCGGCTTACTCAGAGTGCAGTTTATTTGTATATCGTCACCAAACCCTATGGCACCGGATGTGAGCATAATAATTTTGATCTCTTCATACCCTTTCCAGGCTCGCACTCTACGGGCCACTTCGGTGCCATCCATTCCCGGCATCATCAAGTCCAGAAGAATTAAGTCATATACTCTATTCTGTTTTTCAGCTTGCTCTATTTTTTGTAAAGCGTCAAAACCGTCCTCTGCCGTGTCATAACGGATATCCCAAATCTCCAGATGATGTTGCAGTATCATTCGGTTGGTTTTATTGTCATCGACGATTAATACCATCAAGTGCTGGAGATTTTCATTCAACTCATAACCAGGCACACTTAAGACCGACTTGGCCAACTTCACGGTGAACCAAAAACAACTGCCCTTTCCTTCCTCTGAGTCTACTCCAACTTCACCACCCATCAGCTCCACCAGTTGTGCAGAGATAGTCAACCCCAGCCCGCTGCCACCATAGGTCCGGGTGGTAGCACTATTCGCTTGGGAAAAACTTTCAAATATCAACTCACGGGCATGCTCAGGTATTCCTATCCCTGTGTCTTGTACCTCAATGTAGATCGTGTCCTCAGAGTCTGAAGTAGCGACAAGTTTGGCACGAATAACTATCTCTCCCTGATCGGTAAACTTAACGGCATTACCGACCATGTTGCTTACGATTTGTCTGAGTCGCGTCGGATCACCTCGAACCATAACGGGCACATCCACCCCAATATCGCAAGCAATTTCCAAACCTTTAGCGTGAGCCCGCCCTGCAAATAAAACACTGACTTCTTCGATTAGTTGACACAAATTAAAATCAGCTTGTTCCAACGACATTTTTCCGGATTCAATTTTGGAAACATCCAATATGTCATTCAGCAATATGAGTAATGTTTCTCCCGAGTTCTTGGCAATCTCCACATGTTCGCTCTGTTCCGAGTTGAGTTGACTGTCCTCCAATAAACTCAACATTCCAAGCAAACCGTTCATCGGGGTACGTATTTCATGGCTCATGTTGGCCAGAAACTCCGATTTGGCCCGGGCAGCTTCCAAAGCACGATCGCGCGCCTGAGCCAGCTCTTCGGTCCGCGATTCCACCAGCACTTCCAGATGCTCTCGATGTTTTTTGAGCTCCAAGCGATTCAATTCTTGTTCCGTAATATCTTGCACCGTACCCATACTAAATATCGGTTTCCCTTGTTCGTCAAATTTGGTCTCACACTGCTCTTGAACGTATTTAATACTACCGTCGTCGAGCAATAATCGATGCACAATACTGTAAGGCTCGCGAGTTTGTAGAGAATTCACATAAGCAGCATTAACCTCATCCCTATCCTCAGGATGGATGGCCTGCAGAAAGGCTTCATAGGATGCTCCAAATTTGTTGGAATCGATTTGAAAGATTCGAAAAATTTCAGGAGACCAATGTAGATGACTGGAAACCAAATCCAGTTCCCAATGCCCAATCTTGGCCAGCCGTTGCGCCTCTACCAAGCGAACTTCGCTAATACGTAATCGCTTTGCAGTACTTATACGCTCGCTGATATCAACAAAAGACACCACAGCACCCACCAGTCGACCATCACGCCGCAGTGGGGTAGAGCTATATTCGACCGGCACAAGGCTGCCGTCAGCTCGGAGAAATTCTTCATAATCTACACGAATGCGCTCACCCCGGGTTAATGCCCGCTGAATCGGACACTGCTGCCAGGAATGACTATCCTCGGCGTGATGAGAATGAGTCACGGAGTGCATATCCTTGCCCAGCAAATCTTCGGCTTTTTCATAACCCAAAAGTGTCAAACAGGCAAAATTAGCAAAACTGCATTTACCATGTGTGTCAACGCCATAAATTGCACCACAAGCCGTTTCCAGTAACAGCTGTATATCTTTGGGACTTATCTCAGCTTCCAATATTGACTTTGAGCCACGAAATCGCAGTAACATTGCAACAAGCGCCCACAGTCCCAGCATCACCGCCAATGCCCAACGCCATGTCGAATCGTTATCGTGAAAACCACTAAATCCCAACACCAAAGATTGGCCATTCCTCAACGGATGAATCATTGGCGTTATGCCGGGTAATGAGCCTTGAATTTCTGTCACGGTAGGCGTGGTTGGGGCAGAATCTGTGTCTAATGTGTTAACCAGCACTTGTCCGTCAGCTGCCAGCACATAGGCATATTGAAATTTTTTCGTGTTGGAAACGGCTTGTACCAATGTCTTTTTAATAGCCTGAACGTCGCCGCCTTCACGCTCTATACTTTGGGCCAGAATATTCATAGTGGCATCGACCCAATCGCGGCTCTGTAATGCGGTTTTTTGTGTCCACATACTGTAAGCAAGTAATGTGAGCCCACAAAAAAGGCTAAGCGAGATGACACTACTCGATTTCATATAGATCGCAGAATCCCTTGAAAATTGACAACCCTTTGCGGTTTGTTTCTATATTGGCATCTTCCATGGAATTTTTAGCGAAATCGAGGCCTTAGGTGTAATAATTTCCTTAAATTTTAACTACCTGTCCCTTAACGGTTTATCTACTTTGTCCTCCCCCATTCAAAACCCAGTTGTTTTGCAAAATGGTAACTAAAAATGTGCATATCCTGTTTGAAATACAGTTTGTGGGCCCTGAAACGCTGAACCCCGGAATCCAAGTGGAACACTCGACATTGCTGTTCCCTGGCGTAGTTTTCCAGCCACTTTAACATGGTTTCTCCATGGCCTTTGCTGCGGTGGGTTTCCAGCGTTGCCAAGTCATCCACATATAAATGTTTCCCCAGGGCCAGATTTAGACCAATGCGAAATCCAGCAACACAAACAACTTGCTTCTCTGCCTCAATGTACGCCAAACGGTATCCGTGTTGCATCATCTCCGGTACCAGACGCATGAATTCTTGCCTGCTGACCTCCGTTCTGAGACTTCTCATGGTCTCGTAACAGGCGCCCAGCTCATTCTCGGTCTGTGCTAGTTTTACCATAAATCCCCCGAAATGCACTCCAACTGATTCGAACTTGGGTCGCCAGCCGGGTCTGTGAATGGAAATCTGAGATAGGAAAGCAGGGAAAATCGTACTGCCTTCCCAAACCTTCCGTAGTCATAGCCAAAGGTTGTGAAACGTTAGCAAAAACCTGATGTTGCAGCAAGTGCCCATAGATTTGGGTGAATATGCACGACCGATTACTTTTCTTTAAAGTCTATGGTAAAGTAAGAAACCTTATCGCAACAATCGTTTTAACTCCAACAATCAACAACTTACCTTGATTCTGGAACTAGCGCCTGGGGGACATCATGGCACTTCGTTCAATACTTACTCGTGTTTTCATACTCATTTCCATATTTTTACTGCAAGCATGCGGTGGAGATAACGACGGCCTGGAAGGATCGTCCATAAGCATTCGCCCTATAAGCTTTGAAGTTGAAAAAACCCAACCCTTTACGACGGTTTCCGTTTTTGACTACATCACTGATTCTAAAGGCGTCCCTTTCGTCGTCGGCTGGAACGCGGCGATTACCGCCCAATACGGAAGCGTAGCTTATAATGGTGACGGCACGTTCACTTACACACCGAGCGCAAATATTGTCTCTGGCACTGACAGATTTTCCTTTAAAGTAGCTAACGATACCGGCTCTACTGCGCAGGGAATCGTCACTCTTAACATCGCCAAAGGTTGGGGACAGGCTAAAGTACTGGCCAATTCCAGCGGTACTATGAACTCTACCTGGGTGCACGGCATCTATGAAATTGCTAACGAAATTTATGCCGTTTATCGAAACGACTCAAACGGTAACTACATAAGCAAAGTTGACCAGTCAACCGGGGTTTGGATTGACCCGGTTTTCGCAGGTACATCGCTCGTTATCGTGGATCAATTTGACGCAAAACTGAAGTTGTTCAACATGACTGTTTCCGGCAATACGACGAGTGTCAATTACCAGGAGTTTGACCCGGCCGACAACAGCCTCACAACCGCGCTCCCCCTGGAAATACTTACCGGCACTGATTACAACATTAATCGTGGTATTGTTGATGGTAATGGCAATATTTTTCTGCAAATTACTCATCGTACCGGCACAACCACTTTTACGAACGACTATATGGGAAAATTTTACGATCGCAACACCGGCATCTGGCATGAAACCGTCAAGGCTTTTGACAATTCATTAGGTACGGTGCAGCAAAACGAGCCTAAACTTGCCGGAGGCAAACCGATCATACTGGTACGTATGCCCGGAAACCGATTACCACAGATATACGAATACAACAAAAGCAGCCGTAATTGGTCCAATACTCCTTTGTCCACGGACACTCCCCTGGCCAACTCGGTTGGATGGTTTAGCACAAGACAAAACCAGCAAGGTGACGTTGCGATCATCTGGTATCACTCGGCCAATGATGCAACCCTTGCCCAGGATGTTCGCCGTGTCAAAGCTAATATTTATTCAGTTGCCGGCGGTAGCTTTTCTGCCGATATTACTCTGGAACAATACCCGATTAATAAACAAGTTCAGGCAACCATAGCACTATCCAACCAAGACTTTCTATTCATGTGGCGTGACTGGGAGTCGAGTGTTACGGGAGGTGATGTCCGCTCCAGGGTATATAATGCCGCAACTGCCAATTTCCTCACGAGCGCACCCATAACCGTTGTGGCCGGGCATGTAGATTCTTATGCCAATCCAACTCCGACTCCAATTGTGGCCGATAATGGCAATGCGGTTTTTAAATATTGGACCAAAGACGCAAACAATAATTATACCCATTACTTTAAAGCGCTACCGTTTAGAGGTACCTGGACTGCAGCACAAACCGTCAATACCACGCTGACAAGCGTCGCATCGATAGTGGGTCAATTCGATGATCACGGTAACTACTATAGCCTGCATACCGATGGCAATATTCAAATTCAACAATTTGATTTTGCCACCCTGACCGGCAGCGCCGTCGTTCCTGTAGGGGAGAGTAACACAATGCATAGCTTGAACATTAACTCCACCCAGAGCGGACGTGTATTCCTAACCCGTTACCAACAACAAACAGGCGGAACAACCTACAACAAATGTATTGACGAAATCGCTGTCGGTTCGGTATTTTCCGCAGATGCGATCACCAGCTTGGGCTGTATCGCAACCAACTACAGCGGCAGCTTCTATGACTCAGATTCCACTTTATTCGAAGACAGTGAAAATATTCTTCACGTAGTAAACAATAATATCTATGAAATATCAGTCTCAATGTATAAAGAGGGAGCATGGACTACACCCTACGTCATGTATGAAGCACCGGCCGGTTATCAGTATACCACTGGGCTAACAACGTTTATTCGGGCGTATGGAAACGGCTCCATTGCGATGCTGGCCTTTAATCGCTTGGAAAACTTTTCTACCTATGTCAATGCATCTGCAATCATAGGTAACATTTTCAATTAATTCTTGAGGGGATAAACGAGAATACCCGTTTATCCCCCCTCTTCCTCTCTCTACCCCTCAGTCGCAACCGCAAACGCCCACAAACCGCGATTAGAAATTCTCAACCCAAAGAATTCACCAAGCACCTTGAGTGACACAAAAAAACTTCTACACTTTGGCATTACCAACCCCTTGTTTCATTTGTTACCTTTCTGTTGTGTTTTGTTTTAAGCCGTTGTTTTAGACTTATTATTGTTGTCCGGTCATGGATTGTTCATGGTGTGTTTCGTAAATACATTCGCAAGGAGAGCATATGTCCAGATATTCCGACACATTGGCGCATCGTCGTGTAAAACACTTCCCTCTGCCCCCGGTCGATTGGAACCGTATCGACGCTGAAGCTCCGCGGGTACTGGGATTTGACTACCATGGTCCCAACAGCCGTTTACCCAAGGCCGACGCGGTGGTCATTACCTGGACCAGCGCCGAATGGTCTGCGTTAGATCATGTAATGATAAATTCAGATTCATACCGCAACCCTACCGCGGAACATTGGCGCGACGCCTGGCTACACTACGCCTATGATGCTCCGGTAGACAATAATGACAATTTTACAGGCAACCCGTTATGGGGCTTCATTCGCCTGGTTGAAATCAATGCGAAAAAAGTTCTGTTACTGAAATCCGATGCCCATCTGGCTCACCCACCTTACGCCGCCGGTCTTAGCCACTTGATTCAATTACTGATTGAACAAGCCCAACCCAGTGAAATATTTTCCATAGGCACGGCAGGCGGGTCAGAATTGGAAGAAAAACTGGCAGACGTGGTCATTACCAATGCTGCAGTTATGAATGCACGCTTAAAAAATAACCAGGTTCCCTATAACCACGAGACGATCAGCAACTCTTGGAATGTACCCGAACAATTTTTGCAGACAGTACGGGAAAACCTTTTTTATGACATCAATGAAATCTTAACCACACAACAGTTGCAAACACTGTGTCAAAAACTCAACCACAAATTGCAAAGTTCGTATCCATTGGAACAGTTAGTCAACGCCGCCTTACGCCCACCTCTCCCGCTTTCTAAGATTCGCTTATGCAAAGACAAACCTTTATTAACCACAGATTTTTACTACATTGCACCGGAATCCGGAGACCCCAAATACTCCACGCTGGAAATGGACGATGCGGTTATTGCTTATGAGTGTAAAAGCAAGAACGTACACTTTACCTTTATCCGCAATATCTCCGACCCCTTGGTAACGGGCGGCTTACCGGACCATGTTCGTGATGACTGGTCCT
This genomic stretch from Gammaproteobacteria bacterium harbors:
- a CDS encoding Spy/CpxP family protein refolding chaperone, with translation MRKKVVLIAMATAVLNWASISFSGAAENHMPYKGQQKRQIKALSSEEIDGYLHGKGMGFAKAAELNHYPGPLHVLDLSEGLELTPEQIQRSKSIFNAMKKRAVSLGEKIVATEKRLDQAFASGTVSAEQLQSLVTEIGSLQAQLRIAHLGAHLQQKAVLTPNQIHQYDRLRGYTEGGGHNHSHSHAH
- a CDS encoding response regulator, yielding MWTQKTALQSRDWVDATMNILAQSIEREGGDVQAIKKTLVQAVSNTKKFQYAYVLAADGQVLVNTLDTDSAPTTPTVTEIQGSLPGITPMIHPLRNGQSLVLGFSGFHDNDSTWRWALAVMLGLWALVAMLLRFRGSKSILEAEISPKDIQLLLETACGAIYGVDTHGKCSFANFACLTLLGYEKAEDLLGKDMHSVTHSHHAEDSHSWQQCPIQRALTRGERIRVDYEEFLRADGSLVPVEYSSTPLRRDGRLVGAVVSFVDISERISTAKRLRISEVRLVEAQRLAKIGHWELDLVSSHLHWSPEIFRIFQIDSNKFGASYEAFLQAIHPEDRDEVNAAYVNSLQTREPYSIVHRLLLDDGSIKYVQEQCETKFDEQGKPIFSMGTVQDITEQELNRLELKKHREHLEVLVESRTEELAQARDRALEAARAKSEFLANMSHEIRTPMNGLLGMLSLLEDSQLNSEQSEHVEIAKNSGETLLILLNDILDVSKIESGKMSLEQADFNLCQLIEEVSVLFAGRAHAKGLEIACDIGVDVPVMVRGDPTRLRQIVSNMVGNAVKFTDQGEIVIRAKLVATSDSEDTIYIEVQDTGIGIPEHARELIFESFSQANSATTRTYGGSGLGLTISAQLVELMGGEVGVDSEEGKGSCFWFTVKLAKSVLSVPGYELNENLQHLMVLIVDDNKTNRMILQHHLEIWDIRYDTAEDGFDALQKIEQAEKQNRVYDLILLDLMMPGMDGTEVARRVRAWKGYEEIKIIMLTSGAIGFGDDIQINCTLSKPVRQSVLFDNIVSVVSQGYVPYSQRQSKANVADFGVQRRILVVEDNLINQKVLLGMLRKFGCLADVVDNGEKAYRLILEKEYELVFMDCQMPIMDGYEATRRVRKFEGKSHHTPIVALTANAMQGDKDACLNAGMDDYLSKPLKQDLLLKILEKWLLNSDRPIAKAK
- a CDS encoding cadherin-like domain-containing protein yields the protein MALRSILTRVFILISIFLLQACGGDNDGLEGSSISIRPISFEVEKTQPFTTVSVFDYITDSKGVPFVVGWNAAITAQYGSVAYNGDGTFTYTPSANIVSGTDRFSFKVANDTGSTAQGIVTLNIAKGWGQAKVLANSSGTMNSTWVHGIYEIANEIYAVYRNDSNGNYISKVDQSTGVWIDPVFAGTSLVIVDQFDAKLKLFNMTVSGNTTSVNYQEFDPADNSLTTALPLEILTGTDYNINRGIVDGNGNIFLQITHRTGTTTFTNDYMGKFYDRNTGIWHETVKAFDNSLGTVQQNEPKLAGGKPIILVRMPGNRLPQIYEYNKSSRNWSNTPLSTDTPLANSVGWFSTRQNQQGDVAIIWYHSANDATLAQDVRRVKANIYSVAGGSFSADITLEQYPINKQVQATIALSNQDFLFMWRDWESSVTGGDVRSRVYNAATANFLTSAPITVVAGHVDSYANPTPTPIVADNGNAVFKYWTKDANNNYTHYFKALPFRGTWTAAQTVNTTLTSVASIVGQFDDHGNYYSLHTDGNIQIQQFDFATLTGSAVVPVGESNTMHSLNINSTQSGRVFLTRYQQQTGGTTYNKCIDEIAVGSVFSADAITSLGCIATNYSGSFYDSDSTLFEDSENILHVVNNNIYEISVSMYKEGAWTTPYVMYEAPAGYQYTTGLTTFIRAYGNGSIAMLAFNRLENFSTYVNASAIIGNIFN
- a CDS encoding GNAT family N-acetyltransferase gives rise to the protein MVKLAQTENELGACYETMRSLRTEVSRQEFMRLVPEMMQHGYRLAYIEAEKQVVCVAGFRIGLNLALGKHLYVDDLATLETHRSKGHGETMLKWLENYAREQQCRVFHLDSGVQRFRAHKLYFKQDMHIFSYHFAKQLGFEWGRTK